In a genomic window of Cataglyphis hispanica isolate Lineage 1 chromosome 18, ULB_Chis1_1.0, whole genome shotgun sequence:
- the LOC126856292 gene encoding cAMP-dependent protein kinase catalytic subunit beta-like, whose product MSSVERELMFKEYNDILDNLKAMFLEKWKKKTEDNAKLEDFERFRTVGTGAFGRVLLVRYKPTSLYYAMKILDKGKLVKMKQVDHTRNEKRILQCINFPFLVFMEFCFKDNSYIYMVLPFAQGGEMFTHLRRMGKFDESLAKFYAAQVVLALEYLHHCSLVYRDLKPENILIETTGYIRITDFGFCKMVDGRTWTLCGTPEYLAPEIILSKGYGKAVDWWSFGVLVYEMNAGYQPFYAPDPMKLYKKIVAGKFKFAHHFGENLRDILKCTLRVDLTRRYGNLKDGSMDIKKHQWFQSINWLEIYNQKVQPSFIPQCTNQNGDTSNFDRYDEEPLLIASFDHYGKEFVNF is encoded by the exons ATGTCCAGCGTTGAAAGAGAACTAATGTTCAAGGAATACAATGATATCTTAGATAATCTGAAGGCAATGTTTCTGGAGAAGTGGAAGAAGAAAACGGAGGATAACGCAAAATTGGAGGACTTTGAACGTTTCAGAACCGTCGGCACTGGTGCCTTTGGCCGCGTTCTCCTCGTCAGATATAAACCAACATCCTTGTATTACGCTATGAAGATCCTCGATAAAGGGAAACTCGTGAAGATGAAGCAAGTGGATCACACGCGTAACGAGAAGCGAATCCTGCAATGCatcaattttccttttttggtTTTTATGGAGTTCTGTTTCAAG GAcaactcttatatatatatggtattgCCGTTCGCGCAGGGCGGCGAAATGTTCACCCATCTCAGGCGTATGGGGAAGTTCGATGAGTCATTGGCGAAATTCTATGCTGCTCAAGTGGTCTTGGCCTTGGAGTATCTGCATCACTGTAGCCTAGTTTACCGAGATTTGAAGCCGGAgaatattttgatagaaaCTACCGGTTACATCAGGATAACCGATTTCGGTTTCTGCAAGATGGTAGATGGTCGCACGTGGACTTTGTGCGGCACGCCGGAATATTTGGCGCCGGAGATAATTCTGTCAAAGGGTTACGGTAAGGCTGTCGATTGGTGGAGCTTTGGCGTGCTGGTTTACGAGATGAACGCGGGATACCAGCCATTTTATGCGCCTGATCCCATGAAACTTTACAAGAAAATTGTAGCAGGTAAATTCAAGTTTGCTCATCACTTTGGCGAGAACCTAAGAGACATATTGAAGTGCACTCTGCGAGTGGATCTGACAAGAAGATACGGCAATTTAAAAGATGGTTCTATGGACATTAAGAAACACCAATGGTTCCAGTCCATTAATTGGCTCGAAATCTATAATCAAAAAGTGCAACCGAGCTTTATTCCTCAGTGCACTAATCAAAATGGTGATACAAGCAATTTTGATCGTTACGATGAAGAACCGCTTCTGATCGCCAGTTTTGATCATTATGGGAaggaatttgtaaatttttag